The Streptomyces cyaneogriseus subsp. noncyanogenus region GCCACGACTCGTGGGCAGCGTCGAAGGAAGTGATCGCCGCCTTCGAGAAGGAGTCCGGCTACCGGGTCAAGGTTCTGAAGGACGGCGACGCGGGCCAGGCCGTGAACAAGGCGATCCTGACCAAGGACAACCCGCAGGGCGACGTCTTCTTCGGCATCGACAACACCCTGCTGTCGCGGGCGCTGGACAACGGGCTGTTCCAGCCGTACGAGGCGAAGGACGCCGACCGGGTCAAGCCGGAGTACCGGGCCGACCAGGGCCGGCACCGCGTCACGCCCGTCGACACCGGCGACATCTGCGTCAACTACGACAAGGAGTGGTTCAGCGAGCACAAGCTGACCCCGCCCGCCTCCTTCGACGACCTGATCGAGCCGCGGTACAAGAACCTCCTGGTCACCGAGAACGCCGCCACCTCCTCGCCCGGCCTCGGCTTCCTCCTCGGCACCGCCGCCCGGTACGGCGACGGCTGGCCGGAGTACTGGAAGAAGCTGAAGGCCAACGGTGTGAAGGTGGTCGACGGCTGGGAGCAGGCGTACAACGAGGAGTTCTCCGGCTCCGCCGCCGGAAGGAAGGCCAAGGCCGACCGGCCGCTGGTGGTCTCGTACGCCTCCTCGCCGCCCGCCGAGGTGATCTACGCCGACCCCCGTCCCGACACGGCCCCCACGGGCATCGTCCCCGGCACCTGCTTCCGCCAGGTGGAGTACGCCGGGCTGCTGAGCAACGCGAAGAACCCCGAGGGCGGCAAGGCGCTGCTCGACTTCCTGATCGGCAAGCGGTTCCAGGACGACATGCCGCTGAACATGTTCGTCTACCCGGTGCGGGACGACGCGAAGGTGCCGGCGGACTTCGCCAGGTTCGGACCGCAGGCCGAGAACCCGCAGACCATGGACCCGGACGAGATCGCCGGCCACCGTGACGAGTGGGTCAAGTCGTGGACCTCGCTCGTTCTGAAGTAGCCGCCCGCGGGCGCCGGCGCCAGGCCGCGGCGCGGCTCGCGCTCATGGCCGGGCCCGTCGCCTTCTTCGCGGTCTTCTTCGCCTACCCGGTCCTCGCCATCGTCGGGCGCGGGCTGAAGGACGGCGACGGCTGGCACCTCGCGCGGATCGGGCAGGTGCTGGCGGACTCCGGTGTCCGGCACGTGCTGTGGTTCACCACCTGGCAGGCGCTGGTCTCCACCGCGCTGACACTGCTGATCGCGCTGCCCGGCGCCTACGTCTTCGCCCGCCTGGACTTCCCCGGCAAGCAGGTGCTGCGGGCCGTGGTGACCGTGCCGTTCGTGCTGCCGACGGTCGTCGTCGGCACGGCGTTCCTCGCGCTGGCCGGGCGGGGCGGGCTGCTGGACGAGCTGTGGGGCGTCCGCCTGGACACCACGGTGTGGGCGATCCTGCTGGCCCACGTCTTCTTCAACTACGCCGTCGTCGTCCGCACCGTCGGCGGGCTGTGGGCGCAGCTCGACCCGCGGCAGGAGGAGGCCGCGCGAATGCTCGGCGCCTCGCGCCCGGCCGCCTGGCGCACGGTCACCCTGCCCGCGCTGGCGCCCGCCGTGGCCGCCGCCGCGCTGATGGTCTTCCTGTTCACCTTCACCTCCTTCGGCGTCGTCCAGATCCTCGGCGGGCCCACCTTCGCCACCCTGGAGGTGGAGATCTACCGGCAGACCGCCGACGTCTTCGACCTCTCGACGGCCGCCGTGCTGACGATGATCCAGTTCGTCGCGGTCGGCGCGGTCCTCGCCGTGCACGCCTGGACCGTACGGCGGCGGGAGACCGCGCTGCGGCTGGTGGACGCCTCCCTGACCGCCCGCCGGCCGCGCGGCGCGGGACAGTGGGCGCTGCTCGCCGGCGTCCTCGGCACCGTCGCCGTGCTGCTGGTGCTGCCGCTCGCGGTCCTGGTCGAGCGGTCCCTGGACGCGCCCGGATTCGCCTCGTACCGGGCGCTGACCAGCGCGGACAGCGGCGTCTTCCTGGTCCCGCCGATCGAGGCGATCGGCATCTCCCTCCAGTACGCCGCCGCCGCCACCGTCATCGCCGTGGTGATCGGCGGCCTCGCCGCGACCGCGCTCACCCGGCGGGACGCGGGCCGCCTCGTACGCGGGTTCGACGCGCTGCTGATGCTGCCGCTCGGGGTGTCGGCGGTGACCGTCGGTTTCGGCTTCCTGATCGCGCTGGACGAACCGCCGCTGGACCTCAGGAGCTCGTGGATCCTGGTGCCGCTCGCGCAGGCCCTGGTGGGCGTGCCGTTCGTGGTGCGGACCATGCTGCCGGTGCTGCGGGCGGTGGACACCCGGCTGCGGGAGGCCGCCGCGGTGCTCGGCGCGTCGCCGTGGCGGGTGTGGCGCGAGGTCGATCTGCCGCTGGTGCGGCGGGCGCTGCTGGTCGCGGCCGGGTTCGCCTTCGCGGTGTCGCTGGGCGAGTTCGGGGCGACCGTGTTCATCGCCCGGCCCGACAGCCCGACGCTGCCGGTGGCCGTGGCGCGGCTGCTGGGGCGGCCGGGCGAGACCAACTACGGGCAGGCGATGGCCCTGTCGACGATTCTGATGGTGGTGTGCGCGGTGGCCCTGCTGGTGCTGGAGCGGCTGCGGACCGACCGGACCGGGGAGTTCTAGGGATGCTGCTCAGCCTTCGGGGCGCGACGGTCCGCTTCGGCGGGCGGGCCGTGCTGGACGCCGTCGACCTCGATGTCGCCGAGCACGAGATCGTGTGCGTGCTCGGGCCGAGCGGCAGCGGAAAGTCGACACTGCTGCGGGCGGTCGCCGGACTCCAGCCGCTGGACGCCGGGGCGGTGCTGCTCGGCGGGCGGGACCAGGCGGGGGTGCCCGCGCACCGGCGTGAGGTGGGGCTGATGTTCCAGGATCACCAGCTCTTCCCGCAGCGCGACGTGGGCGGCAACGTCGCCTTCGGGCTGCGCACGCGGGGCGTGCCGCGCGCCGGACGGAGCGAGCGGGTGAAGGAGTTGCTGGAGCTGGTGGGGCTGCCGGGGGCCGCCCGCCGGGCCGTGGCCGCCCTGTCCGGCGGGGAGCAGCAGCGGGTGGCGCTGGCCCGGGCGCTGGCCCCCCGGCCGCGCCTGCTGATGCTGGACGAGCCGCTCGGCCAGCTCGACCGCTCGCTGCGGGAGCGGCTCGTCGTGGAACTGCGGGAGCTGTTCGGCCGGCTGGGCACCACGGTGCTCGCCGTGACCCACGACCAGGGCGAGGCGTTCGCGCTCGCCGACCGGGTCGTGGTGATGCGGGAGGGACGGATCGCCCAGTCGGGGACGCCCCTTGAGGTGTGGCAGCGGCCCGCCGACGCGTTCGTGGCCCGCTTCCTCGGCTTCGAGAACGTCGTCGAGGCGGCCGTCACCGGGCAGGCCGCGGACACGGCCTGGGGCAAGGTGCCGGTTCCCGAGGACGCCCCGCAGGGGGCGCGCACCCTGCTCGTACGGCCCGCGGGCGTGCGTCTGGTGCCCGTCGGCGAGGGCTTGCGCTGCACGGTCGCCGCGCGCACCTTCCGGGGCACCCATGTCGCCGTCCGCCTCCAGCCGGCGGACGCGCCCCCGCTGGAGGCCGCGTGCGCGCTGCGGTCGGCGCCCGAGGCCGGGGACGAGGTCGGGGTGGAGTTCGACCCGGCCGAAATCGTGGTGCTCGGCTGACCGGCCCGCCGTAGGGTGCCGGGCATGACACTCCTCGCCCACGACCGCTACTGCGACGAAATCACCGAACAGGTACGGCTGTTCAGATCCGTGATCACGTCCGGCGCCGACCTGTCCGCGACCGTGCCGACCTGCCCCGACTGGACGCTGGAGGAGCTGGTACGGCACACCGGAGGGGCCCTGCGCTGGGTGGAGCTGCTGGTGCGCACCCGGGCGCGGGAGGAGATCCCCGTGGAGCGGGTGCCCGGGGCCGACGGACCGCGGGCCCGCGGGGACGCCGCGGCGCTGGACGCCTGGCTGGCCGAGTCCGGCGAGGCGGTCGTCGCCGTGCTGCGGGAGGCCGGGCCCGACACCAAGGTGTGGACCTGGTCCGGGACGCACACCACCGGGTTCTGGGCGCGCCGGATGACCCACGAACTCGTCATTCACCGGGCGGACGCGGCGCTGGCCGCCGGTCGGCCCTTCGAGGTCGGGCCCGAGGTGGCCGCCGACGCGATCGACGAGTGGCTGGAGATCGTACGGTTCATGCAGCGGGTGCTGCCCGACGCCCCGGTCGGCGAGCTGCGCGGGCCCGGACGCAGCCTCCACCTGCACGCCACCGACACCCCGCCCGGGCTGGACGCCGAGTGGCTGATCGAGCTGACCGGGGACGGCATCGCCTGGCGCCGCGGCCACGAGAAGGCGACCGTCGCGCTGCGCGGGCCGCTGACCCCTCTCCTGCTCGCCTTCTACCGCCGGCTGCCCGTGGAGACGCCGGGGCTGGAGGTGCTCGGCGAGCGGGAGCTGCTGGACCTCTGGCTGGAGCGGGCCAGCTTCGGATGAGACTGTGGCCCGCCCCCCGGTCCGGGGGCGGGCCACACGGACGGGCCGGGTCAGCGGTCGCTCTTGGCCCCGCGGCGGCGCATGCCGAGGAAGACCGCTCCGCCGCCGATCACGACCAGGCCGGCCGCGATGCCGGCGATGAGGCCGGTGTGGGAGCCGCCGCCGGTCTCGGCGAGACCGGCCTCGCCGGCCGGGGACGGCGCGCTGTCCGCGCCCCCGGCCGGAGCGCTGCTCCGGCTCGCGGAGGCGGCCGGGGACGACGGGGCCGGGGCCGGGGCGCCGGTCTCCTCCGCCGGGGCGGAGGCGGTCTGCGTCGGCGTCCGCGTCGGCGTGGGCGCCGGGGCCGGGGTCTCCTGCGGCGCGCAGGCGGTGGCGGGGGTCACGAGGTGCGGCTCGATGTCCTCGTCGACGTACCCCGCCGCCTTGACGTGGACGCGGTACTCGGCGTTCGGCTTCCAGTCCTCGGCGAAGACGATGGTGGTGCCTTCGCGGGACCCCTTGACGACCTGCTCGCCGATCTGCTCGTCCGCGCCGTCGCCGCGCAGGAAGACGGTGACGGTGGCGGGGACGCCGGAGGGGTCGGCGTCGGTGACGGTGATGACGCCCTTGCCGCCGTCGCACTTGGCGGCGGCGGTGAACTCGCTGATGTCGCAGGCGAGCGCGGTGCCGGCGGCGCCGGCGGCGAGGGCGGCCGAGGCGGCGGCGACTGCGAGGACGCGCGCGGGACGTATGGGGCCGCGGCGGGACGCCGGGCGGCTGAGGAAGGACAGGACTGCCACGTTGGTCCTTTACGGGATGCGGGGGGTGGGCGGGGCACCGGGGCGTCGTCGACGCGACACCAGCGCCCCCAGCAGACCCACAGGTCTATGAGCACTGCGCCAGCAGTGTCAACGCATATGCCACGCAAGAGAGTTGGCTTTGCTCTCTTATTAACCGCCGAGGCGTTTCAGCGCCGCGGGAGCCTCCTCGATCCGGTCGACCAGGGCGATCCGGGACTCCATCGGCCGCTCCCGGGCGAGCGAGGCCAGCAGCGGCCACGCCGGCAGCCGCTCCGTCCAGTGCGCCCGGTCCACCAGCACCATGGGCGTGGGCTCGCCCCGCGAGCCGTAGTAGTTCGGCGTCGCGTTGTCGAAGACCTCCTGTACGGTCCCGGCGGCGCCCGGCAGGAACACCACCCCCGCGGTGCAGCGGGCCAGCAGGCCGTCCTCGCGGGTGGCGTTGGAGAAGTACTTGGCGATGTGCCCGGCGAACGCGTTCGGCGGTTCGTGGCCGTAGAACCAGGTCGGGATGGCCACCGAGGCACCGCCGCCCGGCCAGCGCTCGCGCACCTCGAAGGCCGCCCGCGCCCAGTCGGTGACCGACGGCGTGAACGAGGGGGCCTTGGCGAGCAGGCGCAGGGCGTCCTCCAGCATCCCGTCGCCGAACGGTGCGGCGTACGCGCCGAGGTTGGCCGCCTCCATCGCGCCCGGGCCGCCGCCGGTGGCCACCGTGAAGCCCGCCCGGGCCAGTTCGCGGCCCAGCCGCGCGGCGCCCGCGTACGCCAGGGACCCGCGCGCCATCGCGTGGCCGCCCATCACGCCCACCACCCGGGCGCCGGCGAGCAGTTCGTCGAGGGCGTCGGAGACGGAGTCGTCGTGGACCGCGCGCAGCATGGAGGCGAAGACGTCCCCGTCCGCCTTCGTCGCCTGGAACCAGGCGTACGCGCGCGCGTCGGGCGTCGCCTCGTAGCCCTCGCCGAGGCGGGCGTACAGCTCGCCGGGGGAGTAGACGTGCCCGCGGTAGGGGTCGAAGGGCAGGCCGGGTATCGGCGGGAAGACCAGGGCGCCGCCGGCGCGCACCCGGGCCGCGGCCTCCGGGTCCATCGGGCAGCCGAGGAAGACGGCACCCGCGCAGTCGACGGAGAGCAGGAGCTCCGTACGCCCCGTCAGATCGACGGCCTGGACGCGGTAGCCGGAGAGCGTGCCGTGCGCGGAGACCACCTCGTCGAACTCGGCGAGGGTCTCGATCTCCCGGTCATGGGCGGCGCGGGGCGGCTGGGCGGGTGTCGGATCCACCCGCCCATCCTAGAGAGGACGACGCGACGGCCGGGTCAGCCCTGGACGGCGGCCGGGTCCATCCACACGACCTCCCAGGTGTGGCCGTCGAGGTCCTCGAAGGCGCGGCCGTACATGAAGCCGTGGTCCTGCGTCTCGCCGGTGACCGAGCCGCCGGCCGCCACCGCCTTCTCCACCATCTCGTCGACCTTCTCGCGGCTCTCGGCGCTCAGCGCCAGCAGTACCTCGCTGCTCCGCTTCGAGTCCACGATCTCCTTCTTCGTGAACACGGCGTACTTCTCCCTGGTGTGCAGCATCGTGACGATCGTGTCGCTGAGCGGGATCGAGGCGGTGGTGTCGTCGCTGA contains the following coding sequences:
- a CDS encoding LOG family protein → MDPTPAQPPRAAHDREIETLAEFDEVVSAHGTLSGYRVQAVDLTGRTELLLSVDCAGAVFLGCPMDPEAAARVRAGGALVFPPIPGLPFDPYRGHVYSPGELYARLGEGYEATPDARAYAWFQATKADGDVFASMLRAVHDDSVSDALDELLAGARVVGVMGGHAMARGSLAYAGAARLGRELARAGFTVATGGGPGAMEAANLGAYAAPFGDGMLEDALRLLAKAPSFTPSVTDWARAAFEVRERWPGGGASVAIPTWFYGHEPPNAFAGHIAKYFSNATREDGLLARCTAGVVFLPGAAGTVQEVFDNATPNYYGSRGEPTPMVLVDRAHWTERLPAWPLLASLARERPMESRIALVDRIEEAPAALKRLGG
- a CDS encoding ABC transporter permease, whose product is MDLARSEVAARGRRRQAAARLALMAGPVAFFAVFFAYPVLAIVGRGLKDGDGWHLARIGQVLADSGVRHVLWFTTWQALVSTALTLLIALPGAYVFARLDFPGKQVLRAVVTVPFVLPTVVVGTAFLALAGRGGLLDELWGVRLDTTVWAILLAHVFFNYAVVVRTVGGLWAQLDPRQEEAARMLGASRPAAWRTVTLPALAPAVAAAALMVFLFTFTSFGVVQILGGPTFATLEVEIYRQTADVFDLSTAAVLTMIQFVAVGAVLAVHAWTVRRRETALRLVDASLTARRPRGAGQWALLAGVLGTVAVLLVLPLAVLVERSLDAPGFASYRALTSADSGVFLVPPIEAIGISLQYAAAATVIAVVIGGLAATALTRRDAGRLVRGFDALLMLPLGVSAVTVGFGFLIALDEPPLDLRSSWILVPLAQALVGVPFVVRTMLPVLRAVDTRLREAAAVLGASPWRVWREVDLPLVRRALLVAAGFAFAVSLGEFGATVFIARPDSPTLPVAVARLLGRPGETNYGQAMALSTILMVVCAVALLVLERLRTDRTGEF
- a CDS encoding ABC transporter ATP-binding protein, whose product is MLLSLRGATVRFGGRAVLDAVDLDVAEHEIVCVLGPSGSGKSTLLRAVAGLQPLDAGAVLLGGRDQAGVPAHRREVGLMFQDHQLFPQRDVGGNVAFGLRTRGVPRAGRSERVKELLELVGLPGAARRAVAALSGGEQQRVALARALAPRPRLLMLDEPLGQLDRSLRERLVVELRELFGRLGTTVLAVTHDQGEAFALADRVVVMREGRIAQSGTPLEVWQRPADAFVARFLGFENVVEAAVTGQAADTAWGKVPVPEDAPQGARTLLVRPAGVRLVPVGEGLRCTVAARTFRGTHVAVRLQPADAPPLEAACALRSAPEAGDEVGVEFDPAEIVVLG
- a CDS encoding LAETG motif-containing sortase-dependent surface protein, which produces MAVLSFLSRPASRRGPIRPARVLAVAAASAALAAGAAGTALACDISEFTAAAKCDGGKGVITVTDADPSGVPATVTVFLRGDGADEQIGEQVVKGSREGTTIVFAEDWKPNAEYRVHVKAAGYVDEDIEPHLVTPATACAPQETPAPAPTPTRTPTQTASAPAEETGAPAPAPSSPAASASRSSAPAGGADSAPSPAGEAGLAETGGGSHTGLIAGIAAGLVVIGGGAVFLGMRRRGAKSDR
- a CDS encoding VOC family protein, which translates into the protein MYQQMIFVNLATDDLDASKKFFTELGYTINPQFSDDTTASIPLSDTIVTMLHTREKYAVFTKKEIVDSKRSSEVLLALSAESREKVDEMVEKAVAAGGSVTGETQDHGFMYGRAFEDLDGHTWEVVWMDPAAVQG
- a CDS encoding maleylpyruvate isomerase family mycothiol-dependent enzyme, which gives rise to MTLLAHDRYCDEITEQVRLFRSVITSGADLSATVPTCPDWTLEELVRHTGGALRWVELLVRTRAREEIPVERVPGADGPRARGDAAALDAWLAESGEAVVAVLREAGPDTKVWTWSGTHTTGFWARRMTHELVIHRADAALAAGRPFEVGPEVAADAIDEWLEIVRFMQRVLPDAPVGELRGPGRSLHLHATDTPPGLDAEWLIELTGDGIAWRRGHEKATVALRGPLTPLLLAFYRRLPVETPGLEVLGERELLDLWLERASFG
- a CDS encoding thiamine ABC transporter substrate-binding protein; this translates as MSITKKATILAVGLGLVTLSACGSSGGGGESGDSRTVTLVSHDSWAASKEVIAAFEKESGYRVKVLKDGDAGQAVNKAILTKDNPQGDVFFGIDNTLLSRALDNGLFQPYEAKDADRVKPEYRADQGRHRVTPVDTGDICVNYDKEWFSEHKLTPPASFDDLIEPRYKNLLVTENAATSSPGLGFLLGTAARYGDGWPEYWKKLKANGVKVVDGWEQAYNEEFSGSAAGRKAKADRPLVVSYASSPPAEVIYADPRPDTAPTGIVPGTCFRQVEYAGLLSNAKNPEGGKALLDFLIGKRFQDDMPLNMFVYPVRDDAKVPADFARFGPQAENPQTMDPDEIAGHRDEWVKSWTSLVLK